GcatcaacataaaaaaaaatatatcacaTGGCCAATATCAGCCAGCGGGGGCGATATTATATAAACACCTTTTTCCAGAAGAAAAGGCGGCTCTGGTCAGTTGTGGTTCGGCTCCAGAGTCAGAGCCCTTCATTCGTAACGAGACAACACCCGCTGGTGCTTAAAAAGATTTCTCCAAGTCGCATCaaaatatttacatttacaaaatATTAAAAAATTCTATTGGGTGAGAGGAGTGATGAACAGGGAGCGACTGAAGAGGagtgggagagacggagagacagacagacgggctgtaaagacacacagaagacaggaCATATACCACCGATGCCAAAAACTGGTCAGAAAGTGGAAGAGGGTGTCAATGTTATCcaaaaacttgtgtgtgtgtgtccagcacacacacacacacacacacacacacacacacacacactcgtacaagtagacacacacacacacacgcagtcccTGAAGAGAAATGAGGAAAAAGGACGTTGGGAgaccctggctggctggctgcattCTCGGAAAAGGTGAATTAGTGATGGCACATGCTCTAATGACGTAAAAATACCCCGCACCTGGCAGAGACGGACAGGAAATGAGAAGAGCGAGGAACAGATTAGCGAGGAACAGATTAGAGACACACGAGGCAAAAAAAATACTTTTCGGGTCTGCTGAGCACAGTGACCATCCGAATTCAAAACGCCACCCGGCCGTCGCTTCGTTACCAGCCCGCTACAGTTCCAGAACACGGTTGAGCCGACGAGCGACGGCTTGTTCACCGCCGGAGTGACCGGCTGAGGAAACTCGGGAGCCGCGGCAAAACATTCACCAGCGTTTGGCAGGCGTCATCTTCCCATCCCAGGATGCCTTTACATTTCCACACTTTCACGGGTCAAGACTTTTCCGGACCCTTTTTCCTGAGATGGTCTGAATATTTTGGGGCTTGGTTAAAATGACGCATGCCGATCGTGGTTTAGCAAAACAACTGTCCCCAAAGCCACATTACTACAGCGCTAGAATACTCTTGACAACAACATGAGAAATGACAGCGGGACCCGTGACTACAGTAACTAAGGAAACTGTCACATGTATGGTGGGACTGAACTCGCTTTTCCCCAGCAAGAATTCCCAGATAAGTTTTTACTCATCAAGATTTCCAGATCAAGGAATGTCCAAATTCACTTTCGATGTTTTCCAAATTTCCCAGAACTGCACGGAACCTTGCCAGCCCAGTAAGAGTCAGAGGGAAACGGGAGGGGAGGAGGTGCTAGGAGCACTTCCATACGCACACAGCCAGGCTTCCTCCAAAGAACATGTAAAGAAGGTTCTTGACCTCATGTGTAACCTCGAAGCCAAAACCCTCGCCTATCACCACATGCCACGAGCTGCCGAATTTCTTGTCCATGGACTCCTTGATCATCTTTGCGGCACTCTGACAAACAAAATGGAAGAAAGACAGGGATTACAGATTAAAATGTGAAAACAATACATGATTGGTTTCTTtgtcaacacaacacacacaaaccacacacctCATTGTTGGTGGCAAACTTCTCACAGGCTGTTACACAGAGTTCCATAGTCTCGACCCTCATTTCTTCGGGCATGTCTGTGTGCTGAAGAAATAAACATGCTTGAGAATCATAATTACTCAcaaagtaaaacacacacacacacacacacacacacacacacacacacacacacacacacacacacacacacacacacacgaaaacacaGACCGGCTTAGCTAGGTGACTTGTAACTCACCTTCAAATTAGGTCATTAACTTAAAATGAACTGAACTGGAACTTTTGACTGATGGCTTTGATTTTCTCAACCACATGCATCTCAAGCACGCAACATCTCACATCCCACTTCCACTTCACCCTCCCACCCTCTGGCAGGAAGCACcgcagcatccgtgctgcctccaccagactatgccaagtttcattcctcaggctgtgaggttcctctcctgcctgaacacttagaccctCCATAAAACGACTGTTTGACCGccttactcactgtccgtgtcaggtgtgctcgtgatgtttaggtctgtgaagttatttttgtttttcatgcactttttgtttttgatatttattgtttttatgtggcaccgtGGTCCGTGTGAAATGTA
The sequence above is drawn from the Lampris incognitus isolate fLamInc1 chromosome 5 unlocalized genomic scaffold, fLamInc1.hap2 SUPER_5_unloc_2, whole genome shotgun sequence genome and encodes:
- the LOC130131927 gene encoding dynein axonemal light chain 4; this encodes MADTGDSKREEADYKRLHSFPLIRHTDMPEEMRVETMELCVTACEKFATNNESAAKMIKESMDKKFGSSWHVVIGEGFGFEVTHEVKNLLYMFFGGSLAVCVWKCS